GCCTCCGTTCGCCGGCCCGCACGTCCTCCGTATACGTACGCGGCGATCGGCCGCCGTGCTCACCACGGCGGCCGGGCCTTTCCCGGGTACCGTCCGGGGCCGGGGTCGCCCCTACCGGGGCCGCCTCAGACCAGGGTCGCCCGAGACCGCGTCCGTCTCAGGCCAGGTCCGTCTCAGGCCAGGTCCGCCCCGGGGCCGGGGCCGCCTCAGACCGGGGTCGCCTCAGGCCGGGTCGGCCGGGAAGGCCGTCTCCCGGGTGAGGAAGGCCAGCCGGGCGTGCTTCTCCGGCAGGTACACGTCCGGCAGGTCGACCTCGGGCAGGACGACCTCGGGTCCGGGCGTGAATCCCTGGCGGCCGAAGCGGGCGATCGCCCTGGTGTTGCGGACGTCGGGATCGACGACGATCCGCCGGCGCCCCAGCCCCCGCAGGACGTACGAGGTGATCGCACCGAGTAGGGCGGCGGTCCAGCCGGGCTGCCGCCCCGCCGGTCCGGCGGGCGCCAGGAGGAGGTGGACGCCGATGTCGCCGGGCCGCACCTCGTAGCACTCGCCGACCCGGTCGGCGCCGGGCTCGTAGGTCTGGAGCAGGGCGGCCGGCTCGCCGTCCTTGGTGACCAGGTGGGCGTGGTGGGTGTCGAGCGTGGCCAGGTGGGCGTAGACCTCCGTCACCTGGTCCCGGGTGAGGCCGGTCATGCCCCAGAACGCGGCGCGTTCCTCGCTCACCCAGGCGTGCACCGTGCCCGCGTCGGCCGCGGGGTCGAGGGGGCGGATCCGGACGGTGCCGTAGCCGTCGACGCGCTGCTCGTGGGCGGGGGCGGGGCCGGGGCCGGACGCCGCGGTGGGGGCGTGCGGGTCAGTCATCGGTCTCCTCGGTGCGTTCGAGCGTCAGCTGGGCCCAGTCGGTGACGACCGGGGCGAGCTCTCCCCCGAGCCACAGGGGGAGCTGGTCGCGGTGGTGGGGTGCGCCCGGGACGCCGTCGGCGCCGAAGGGGACGACCCAGCGGCTGTCCTCGCGGCGGGCCAGGTCCCAGACGTAGCGGGCGGCGGGGCCGCGGGCCGCGCGGTCGGTGAGGCCGGGGACGGCCGAGGTGCACAGCACGCAGTCGTGGTCGCCGGAGAGCCCCGGCTCCTCGTACGGCTCCCCCGGCAGCGCCCGCCAGGGGGCGAGCCGGTGGCCGTCGGACCAGGTGCCGGCGGGCGGTGCGGCGGCGACCTCCTCCACGGCGGCCCGGACGGCGGCGTCGCGGTCGATGCCGTACAGCTCCTCGGCCCGCAGCAGGTGTTCGAGGGCGTACCCGATCCGCGGGACCAGGGCCAGCCAGGGCAGCAGGACCTCGGGGTGGGCGGGCGGTTCGGCCAGGGCGGCGAACACCGGGTGGGCGGCGAGGCGGCGGACGACCGCCGTGCGCACCGCGGCGTGGACCGCGGCGTCGGTGCTGTCGCCGTCCATGCGGCGGTCCCAGGCGAGCAGCCGGTCGCGCAGCCGGGCCGCCTCCGGGGTGAGTCCGTCCAGGGCGGCGAGCCGGTCGAGGAGGGGGGCGGCGGAGGCGAGGTGGGTGTCGGTGTGGACGGCGGCCGTCGCGGCGGCGGTCCAGGTGCCGCGCTCGGTGAGCAGGGCGCGGATGCGGTCGGCGCGGTGCGGCGGGGCGAACTCGACGCCGAGGGGGGCCGCCGGGCCGCGCTGGTTGGCCATCACCGCGATGCCGTCGGTGAGACCGGCGTACGGCGTCTCGTGCCAGCCCCGCCAGTCGTGGCCGGGCCG
Above is a genomic segment from Streptomyces collinus Tu 365 containing:
- a CDS encoding GNAT family N-acetyltransferase, yielding MTDPHAPTAASGPGPAPAHEQRVDGYGTVRIRPLDPAADAGTVHAWVSEERAAFWGMTGLTRDQVTEVYAHLATLDTHHAHLVTKDGEPAALLQTYEPGADRVGECYEVRPGDIGVHLLLAPAGPAGRQPGWTAALLGAITSYVLRGLGRRRIVVDPDVRNTRAIARFGRQGFTPGPEVVLPEVDLPDVYLPEKHARLAFLTRETAFPADPA